One window of the Trifolium pratense cultivar HEN17-A07 linkage group LG2, ARS_RC_1.1, whole genome shotgun sequence genome contains the following:
- the LOC123909173 gene encoding probable NADH dehydrogenase [ubiquinone] 1 alpha subcomplex subunit 5, mitochondrial has protein sequence MFLRAVARPLMAKIKQTTGIVGLDVVPNAREVLIGLYSKTLNEIQKVPKDEGYRKAVESFTSHRLKVCQEEEDWEKIEDRLACGQVEELIEEAQDELKLIGYMIEWDPWGIPDDHEIEMVENDAPIPKHVPQHRPPRLPKEFQETLEALMAQPGKTEKLEELVSKSMKDKDAASSSGEPSKP, from the exons ATGTTTCTCCGGGCGGTGGCGCGGCCATTGATGGCAAAGATAAAGCAAACAACAGGGATCGTAGGTCTAGACGTTGTACCAAATGCTCGAGAAGTGTTAATTGGTCTTTACAGTAAAACACTTAACGAGATCCAGAAGGTTCCAAAAGATGAAGGTTATCGTAAAGCTGTTGAAAGCTTTACATCTCATAGGCTTAAGGTTTgtcaagaagaagaagattgggAGAAAATTGAAGATCGTCTTGCTTGTGGTCAGGTTGAAGAACTCATTGAAGAAGCTCAAGATGAACTCAAACTCATTGGCTATATGATtg AATGGGATCCTTGGGGTATCCCTGATGATCACGAAATTGAGATGGTTGAAAACGATGCACCAATTCCGAAGCACGTTCCTCAACACCGACCACCTCGCCTCCCTAAGGAATTTCAAGAAACATTAGAGGCACTTATGGCTCAACCAGGAAAGACAGAGAAGTTAGAGGAACTTGTGTCTAAATCAATGAAAGATAAGGATGCTGCCAGCTCTAGTGGAGAACCCTCAAAGCCATGA
- the LOC123909798 gene encoding uncharacterized protein LOC123909798 — translation MADDPPRNEGAGMRPCHNSPRRLAHLARPPRGARQTEMKTGLLQLLYANPFTGLSHEDPYNHLVKFYEIAGSLGAPEAEEEAVFMRMFPHSLIGKAKDWYLDLPAQVMTNWNTLEEKFLDRFFPHHKFMESKTSIAVFSQGSNETLCEAWDRYKAMLRKCPNHGFDELTQIHIFRNGLLQDSKLLLDATAGGSLLSLSAADATTIIEKMSLSDRQSERSKTQKKPGILELDPSDAVLAQNKLLTNTVEELSKQMSKLMTLQEGSGKAKQVASCELCTGDHPTGHCPPSHEEVNFMANQQRQGQYPNNAGYQRGNNSNYGQGWRQDVGSSNRQRQYESYSQPLVQQTQNSNLEEALRSFIETQTKQNQQQNLMNQQQNQFVQETQVYQRGNDAVLRNLETQIGQIAKEMANNKNQGGSFAANTEPNPKEQCKSITTRSGKEVGKGIGDNLRKEEEVMRRADEEEEGEKKGEKEVEVRKEKSSLPQHLSYPHAPSKKDKERQYARFMDIFKRLQINIPFSEALEQMPTYAKFMKEILTKKRKYNDDEVIQLDASCSAIIQRTLPTKEKDPGRVTLPVTIGNVNVGKALIDLGSSINLIPLSVIQRVGGLDITRTRMTLQLADKSITRPSGMAEDVLVKVDKFMFPIDFVVMDIEEDDDVPLILGRPFMKTARMMIDIDDGVMKVRVQDEEVSFNLWEAMKHPHEKDMCFKLDATEEAILDVRKQAHRPSSLEQALTDAFEALDPEKEEEIEDFLKQLDAFEELPQPEVEIDELKEDGKPVEVKLELKTLPSHLKYVFLGDDNQKPVIISSSLSKGEEESLIQVLKNNKEAIGWALSDLKGISPSYCMHSIMMEDDYKPVAQPQRRLNPTMKEVVRKEVVKLLEAGMIYPISDSAWVSPVQMVPKKGGMTVITNDKNELIPSRTVTGWRMCIEL, via the exons ATGGCTGACGATCCGCCACGTAACGAAGGTGCCGGTATGAGGCCATGTCACAACAGTCCACGAAGACTTGCTCATCTTGCAAGACCTCCCAGAGGTGCAAGACAGACGGAGATGAAAACCGGTCTCTTGCAACTGTTATATGCTAACCCTTTTACAGGTTTATCACATGAAGATCCATACAATCATTTGGTGAAGTTCTATGAAATAGCCGGTTCACTTGGAGCCCCTGAAGCGGAGGAGGAAGCGGTGTTTATGAGAATGTTCCCTCATTCATTGATAGGGAAAGCCAAAGATTGGTACCTTGATTTGCCGGCTCAAGTTATGACGAATTGGAATACATTGGAGGAAAAGTTTCTTGATCGATTCTTTCCGCATCACAAGTTTATGGAGTCAAAGACATCAATCGCGGTGTTTTCTCAAGGTTCCAATGAGACTCTATGTGAAGCATGGGATCGATACAAAGCAATGCTGCGTAAATGCCCTAATCATGGATTTGATGAACTAacccaaattcatatttttagaaatggtCTTTTGCAGGATTCAAAGCTTCTTTTAGATGCAACAGCAGGTGGTTCTCTTTTATCATTAAGTGCTGCAGATGCTACGACTATCATTGAAAAAATGTCACTTAGTGATCGACAAAGTGAACGCAGCAAAACTCAAAAGAAGCCTGGGATTCTTGAACTTGATCCATCAGATGCTGTATTGGCTCAAAATAAGCTTCTTACCAACACGGTGGAGGAGTTATCCAAACAAATGTCAAAGTTGATGACTCTTCAAGAAGGATCGGGGAAAGCAAAGCAAGTAGCATCTTGTGAATTATGCACCGGAGATCATCCAACTGGTCATTGTCCTCCATCTCATGAAGAGGTGAACTTCATGGCAAATCAACAAAGACAGGGTCAGTATCCGAATAATGCTGGCTATCAAAGGGGAAACAACTCAAACTATGGTCAAGGTTGGAGACAAGATGTTGGCTCATCAAATAGGCAAAGACAATATGAAAGCTACAGTCAACCACTGGTACaacaaactcaaaattcaaatttggaagaagCTTTGAGATCATTCATAGAGACGCAGACCAAacagaatcaacaacaaaatttgatgaatcaacaacaaaatcagtTTGTGCAAGAAACTCAAGTCTACCAAAGAGGCAATGATGCGGTGTTAAGAAATCTTGAGACTCAGATTGGTCAAATAGCAAAAGAAATGGCCAATAACAAAAATCAAGGAGGATCATTTGCAGCCAACACCGAACCGAATCCAAAAGAACAATGCAAGTCAATTACAACAAGAAGCGGTAAGGAAGTTGGCAAGGGAATAGGTGATAATTTGAGGAAGGAAGAGGAGGTTATGAGACGAGCagatgaagaggaggaaggagaaa agAAGGGAGAGAAGGAGGTTGaagtgagaaaagaaaagagtagTTTACCTCAACATCTGTCATATCCACATGCTCCATCAAAGAAGGATAAAGAAAGGCAGTATGCAAGGTTTATGGATATCTTTAAAAGATTGCAAATCAACATTCCATTCTCCGAAGCCTTAGAGCAGATGCCAACATAtgcaaaatttatgaaagaAATCCTTACCAAAAAGAGGAAgtacaatgatgatgaagtcATTCAACTTGATGCAAGCTGTAGCGCTATTATCCAACGAACTCTtccgacaaaagaaaaagatccgGGAAGAGTCACGTTGCCGGTTACCATTGGTAATGTGAATGTTGGAAAAGCTCTTATTGATTTAGGGTCAAGCATAAATCTTATTCCGTTATCAGTGATCCAACGGGTTGGTGGTCTTGACATCACACGTACAAGAATGACATTGCAACTTGCTGATAAATCCATCACTCGTCCGTCGGGAATGGCTGAAGATGTTCTTGTAAAAGTTGATAAGTTTATGTTCCCTATAGACTTTGTGGTGATGGACATTGAAGAGGATGATGATGTTCCGTTAATTCTTGGAAGGCCGTTCATGAAAACAGCTCGTATGATGATTGATATTGATGACGGGGTGATGAAAGTTCGAGTTCAAGATGAGGAGGTTAGTTTTAATTTGTGGGAAGCTATGAAGCATCCACATGAGAAAGATATGTGCTTCAAACTTGATGCAACTGAAGAAGCCATATTAGATGTAAGAAAGCAAGCACATAGACCTTCATCTCTTGAACAGGCCTTGACAGATGCTTTCGAAGCACTTGACCccgagaaagaagaagagattgAGGACTTCTTGAAGCAACTTGATGCTTTTGAAGAATTACCTCAACCTGAAGTAGAGATTGACGAGTTGAAGGAGGATGGAAAGCCGGTAGAAGTAAAACTTGAGCTGAAAACATTACCATCACACCTCAAGTATGTTTTCCTTGGGGATGACAATCAAAAACCAGTAATAATCAGCAGTTCTCTATCAAAAGGTGAAGAAGAAAGTCTGATTCAAGTGctgaaaaacaacaaagaagcaATAGGATGGGCATTATCCGACTTGAAAGGTATTAGTCCATCTTATTGTATGCATAGTATCATGATGGAGGATGATTATAAACCAGTTGCACAGCCCCAACGTCGTTTGAATCCAACAATGAAGGAGGTTGTAAGAAAAGAAGTGGTGAAATTACTTGAAGCTGGTATGATTTATCCGATTTCCGACAGTGCTTGGGTTAGTCCAGTCCAGATGGTTCCAAAGAAAGGAGGAATGACAGTGATTACaaatgacaaaaatgaattgattCCATCAAGAACCGTCACCGGgtggcggatgtgtatagagctgtaa